The DNA sequence CGGGCGGAAGGCCGTGCCTGGGAACGGTCTGGACAATGACGGAGCCAAAGGCGGTGCTGTTGCTGGGGCACGGCGTAACCGCGAACAGAGGCGTGTTGGCGCTCGCGGCAAACGCGTTTGCGCGCAATGGTTATGCAGCGGTTGCCATCGACTTCTGGGGGCACGGCCGCTCCCGCGAACGGTTCGATTGGATGTCCAACCACGAGCAAGTGAACGCATGGTGCGATTGGGCCCGTTCGCGTTTTCCCGGGTTGCCCCTCGCATACCTGGGTCACTCCATGGGGGGCGAGGCGGGGGACCGGGCCTTTCGCGATGCGCCGAAGGTGGACGCATTCGTGTCTATGGGAATGCTGCCTCAATCGCTGCCCGCGTGTAAAACGCTGCTTGCGTTTGGCCGCTTTGAAGAACTGTTCTCGGAGGCGCAGGCGCGTAAACGGGCCGACGGAAAGGCCGACATCCTCGTCAGCCCTTACAGCGACCATACCGGCGAGGCCGCCGACCCGGTGTTGATTCGGGGCATCACCGAATGGCTCAACGGCGCGCTCGGTATCGACGCCGGAGCCGCTTTCCCCTGGCTGCGCTGGGGCTTGCTGCTGCTGGCCGCGGCCGCCGGCTCTTTATCGGCCCTTGCGGTATCCCAACGGGTTGTAGTCTTGCTGCGTTTCCCGGGCAAACCGGCCCCGAGCACGCCCCTTGAGCCGCCTGGACGTCTTAACCTGTTCCGCCCCGCCGCGTGGCTGCTCCGCTGTTCGGGCGAAGCCTCGCCGCCGCGCTCGGGGCGTCTGCTGACCGCCGTGACTCGCGGCGTTGTGTTCAGTCTCGTGCTGGTCACGTTGCTTTCTTGGCTGTTCACGGTGAGTGTGTACACGTGCAGCCTCCTGCATCCCGAGCGGTGCGCAGCCTGGCTTGTTCTTTCCACGGTCATGGCGGGCTTGTTTTCGGTGACCGTCCGCGCGCTGGAACGACTGCCCTTGAAGACAGCGCTTCAGCGGTTTGCGGTGGGCGCGCTGACACGCGCCGTGCCGCTGCTTGTCCTGTGTCTGGTCCTGCAGTTGATGGGGCCGGGGATAGCATTTCTGGGCATGATGTTCGGCATATTGGCTTTTGTCTTCGTGTTTGTTGCCGCGGTTCACGCGCTGGCCACGCGCGC is a window from the Candidatus Hydrogenedentota bacterium genome containing:
- a CDS encoding alpha/beta fold hydrolase, which gives rise to MNADAGEREGIPRDGPKRSGGHWRVLLAAGLLYSLAWVVVNVYLVAGLQCEAVTVQGPGGRPCLGTVWTMTEPKAVLLLGHGVTANRGVLALAANAFARNGYAAVAIDFWGHGRSRERFDWMSNHEQVNAWCDWARSRFPGLPLAYLGHSMGGEAGDRAFRDAPKVDAFVSMGMLPQSLPACKTLLAFGRFEELFSEAQARKRADGKADILVSPYSDHTGEAADPVLIRGITEWLNGALGIDAGAAFPWLRWGLLLLAAAAGSLSALAVSQRVVVLLRFPGKPAPSTPLEPPGRLNLFRPAAWLLRCSGEASPPRSGRLLTAVTRGVVFSLVLVTLLSWLFTVSVYTCSLLHPERCAAWLVLSTVMAGLFSVTVRALERLPLKTALQRFAVGALTRAVPLLVLCLVLQLMGPGIAFLGMMFGILAFVFVFVAAVHALATRAAGDYRSGAVACGITLAWLTAFWFPLVWG